In Helianthus annuus cultivar XRQ/B chromosome 3, HanXRQr2.0-SUNRISE, whole genome shotgun sequence, a single window of DNA contains:
- the LOC110927623 gene encoding AUGMIN subunit 8, whose translation MDAQENPRPSSNVGESNEGTHRHGRSRSGWGLSTAVHAVHGVGFVAKKVINNRYTDSLWHTRKSSSSASGPSDGSSDAKRENHSHETASHHSSQPSLNVEENEQPTHEREDVPLQGRNVNTTGSNVGDQLEDLKPQEVDERSENKKPTDGSHVKSVNQHRWPSSSTAGSTVWPSTAAGNSKPSASSHGRHVNQHRWPGTTSSNVVNQSENLEPSDGSHAKPVNQHRWPGTAGSNVLNKTINNFYEASRVPKLNRKSFPYSKPSQESSTNATNPPSSSVVDDDKVIESQPSSPNKSHVLASRGVSPLRTRAFTKGVKPSHVVRGASLTPATRGDSDTTTTRESSLVSTRGVSPTPSREVILTPARGVSPTPSRGISPTPSTGVSPTPTREVGHDARDVSPTPMKPHKSSGRRHFFSANILSVFTKIVDNRKEKHVSDLKEAAQHLELLYNIQVQWQFANASAEAALDHQRKTAEKSLSDVWRAILELRDSLASKKVDMTLLILQLKLYAVLYRQMAYIDEWASIQKEHESALFATANDLQARSLSLPITGGVKADIKSLKLIVFSTIQVLQATISCIQSTLSKLDKTHFLASELANLVLHERALLDECEIFLASAAPLHIEECSLRSYLLQFNRTNMTE comes from the exons ATGGATGCACAAGAGAACCCGAGGCCATCGTCGAATGTTGGTGAAAGTAACGAAGGAACGCATCGCCATGGTAGGTCAAGATCAGGTTGGGGATTATCCACAGCAGTTCACGCGGTCCATGGTGTGGGATTCGTGGCGAAAAAGGTTATTAACAATAGGTATACGGACTCTTTATGGCATACTAGAAAGAGCTCTTCAAGTGCTTCTGGTCCGTCTGATGGATCATCAGACGCCAAACGAGAGAATCATTCTCATGAAACCGCTAGTCATCACTCCTCGCAACCGTCCTTGAATGTAGAAGAAAATGAACAACCTACTCATGAGAGGGAAGATGTTCCTTTGCAAGGAAGAAATGTTAACACGACGGGTTCAAACGTTGGTGATCAGTTAGAGGATTTGAAACCTCAAGAAGTCGATGAGCGATCAGAGAATAAAAAACCGACAGATGGATCACATGTTAAGTCAGTTAATCAGCATCGATGGCCTAGCAGCAGCACAGCTGGTTCTACTGTTTGGCCTAGCACAGCGGCAGGAAACTCAAAACCATCAGCTAGCTCACATGGTAGACACGTTAATCAGCACCGATGGCCTGGCACAACAAGTTCGAATGTTGTTAACCAGTCGGAGAATTTGGAACCTTCAGATGGTTCACATGCTAAGCCAGTTAATCAACATCGGTGGCCTGGGACAGCAGGTTctaatgttttaaataaaaccATTAATAATTTTTATGAAGCTAGTAGGGTACCTAAGCTCAATAGAAAGTCCTTCCCATATAGTAAGCCTTCACAAGAATCTTCAACCAATGCTACAAATCCACCATCGTCATCAGTTGTTGATGACGATAAGGTTATTGAATCCCAACCTTCTTCACCAAACAAGTCACATGTTTTAGCCTCGAGAGGTGTTAGTCCCTTGCGTACAAGGGCCTTTACCAAAGGGGTCAAACCTTCACATGTTGTTAGAGGGGCTAGCCTGACCCCTGCTACCAGGGGTGATAGTGATACCACCACCACAAGAGAGTCCAGCCTAGTGTCCACTAGAGGGGTCAGCCCGACTCCATCTAGAGAGGTCATCCTGACGCCCGCTAGAGGGGTCAGCCCAACTCCATCCAGAGGGATCAGCCCGACGCCCTCCACAGGGGTCAGCCCGACGCCAACTAGAGAAGTTGGTCATGATGCTAGAGATGTTAGTCCTACCCCAATGAAACCGCATAAGTCATCTGGCCGAAGACACTTCTTCAGTGCAAATATACTTTCAGTTTTCACTAAAATCGTCGATAATAGAAAGGAAAAGCACGTGTCAGATCTCAAAGAAGCAGCTCAGCATCTGGAACTACTTTACAATATACAAGTGCAGTGGCAATTTGCTAACGCGAGTGCAGAAGCTGCGCTGGATCATCAAAGGAAAACTGCTGAG AAGTCTTTATCTGATGTGTGGAGAGCTATCTTAGAACTCCGGGATTCTTTAGCTTCAAAGAAAGTCGATATGACCTTGCTGATACTTCAGCTAAAGCTTTATGCTGTTTTATATCGACAA ATGGCGTACATTGATGAGTGGGCTTCAATTCAAAAGGAGCACGAATCTGCCTTATTTGCAACCGCTAATGATCTACAAGCAAGAAGCCTTTCACTTCCAATTACCGGAGGGGTAAAG GCAGATATTAAGAGTTTGAAGTTGATTGTTTTTTCGACCATCCAAGTACTACAGGCAACGATATCATGTATACAGTCAACACTATCAAAG CTGGACAAAACACATTTCCTGGCTTCTGAACTTGCCAATTTAGTATTACATGAAAGAGCTCTTCTTGATGAATGTGAAATATTTTTGGCTTCAGCAGCTCCTTTACAT ATAGAAGAATGCAGCCTTAGGAGCTATCTATTGCAGTTCAACCGAACTAACATGACCGAATAA